One stretch of Nicotiana tabacum cultivar K326 chromosome 18, ASM71507v2, whole genome shotgun sequence DNA includes these proteins:
- the LOC107781597 gene encoding cation transporter HKT1;3-like: MKMKLFSSSYGQGFFFSIFHILNLGVKPFWIELSYFMILSLLGFLALTVSKPRTLPSFRPQNLDVFFTSVSAATVSSMSTVEMEVFSNAQLVFITILMFLGGEAFTSFLRLQLMKSKISTEKAVLQNKIESSNSTRNSIHHLEQGHGKEDNNLEHAIINSMEDSEAIVKLKSLRFLSYVVFGYILCVVVVGSSLVSIYISIIPSAKQVLIEKGLNLHTFSLFTTVSTFANCGLVPTNENMMVFKKNSGLLLILIPQILLGNTLYAPCLRLAIWFLWKITKRGEFEYIMKNSKRVGYSHIFPNLETMAILTTVLGFISIQFVVFCSLEWNSEAIAGMSSYEKLVGALFEVVNTRHTGESVFDLSTLTPAVLVLFALMMYLSSYTSFLPVDSNEECLETTERMNRRKGSSLVEYISFSQLNYLVIFTILICITERDKMKNDPLNFNVLSIVFEVISAYGTVGMSMGYSCARQLKPDHHCKDAAYGFAGKWSNMGKFILIIVMFFGRLKQYSKRGGKGWKVL, translated from the exons ATGAAAATGAAGCTGTTTTCGTCATCTTACGGTCAAGGTTTTTTCTTCTCTATCTTTCATATTCTTAATCTTGGCGTAAAGCCATTTTGGATTGAATTAAGTTATTTCATGATCCTTTCATTGTTAGGTTTCTTAGCTTTGACTGTCTCAAAACCTAGAACTCTACCATCATTTAGGCCTCAAAACCTAGATGTGTTTTTCACTTCTGTTTCTGCTGCCACAGTTTCTAGCATGTCCACTGTTGAAATGGAGGTTTTCTCAAATGCCCAACTTGTCTTCATAACCATATTAATGTTTCTTGGTGGGGAGGCTTTTACCTCTTTTCTTAGACTTCAACTCATGAAGTCCAAAATTTCCACGGAAAAAGCGGTTTTACAAAACAAAATTGAATCTTCAAACTCTACTAGGAACTCTATCCATCATCTTGAGCAAGGACATGGAAAAGAGGATAATAATTTAGAACATGCAATAATCAATTCTATGGAGGACAGTGAGGCAATAGTCAAATTGAAGTCTTTAAGATTCTTGAGTTATGTGGTTTTTGGTTATATTCTAtgcgttgttgttgttggttcTTCCTTAGTTTCTATCTACATAAGCATTATTCCAAGTGCAAAACAAGTTCTCATAGAAAAAGGGCTTAACTTGCATACTTTTTCCCTCTTCACCACAGTTTCAACATTTGCAAATTGTGGTCTTGTCCCTACAAATGAAAACATGATGGTATTCAAGAAAAATTCAGGCCTTCTTCTCATTCTTATACCTCAAATCCTTTTGGGAAACACATTGTATGCTCCTTGCTTACGCCTCGCTATTTGGTTTCTTTGGAAAATCACGAAGAGAGGAGAGTTTGAGTATATCATGAAGAACTCAAAACGAGTAGGATACTCCCATATTTTTCCAAATTTGGAAACCATGGCTATTTTAACTACTGTTCTGGGATTCATATCCATTCAGTTTGTTGTCTTTTGTTcattggaatggaattctgaagcCATTGCTGGAATGAGTTCTTATGAGAAGCTGGTCGGAGCATTGTTTGAAGTTGTGAATACAAGGCATACTGGTGAATCTGTCTTCGATCTTTCAACCCTTACTCCAGCTGTCTTAGTATTATTCGCTTTAATGAT GTATCTATCATCCTATACTTCTTTTTTGCCAGTTGATAGTAATGAAGAGTGCTTGGAAACTACAGAAAGAATGAACAGGAGAAAAGGGAGCAGCTTAGTGGAGTACATATCATTCTCACAGCTTAATTATTTGGTCATTTTCACCATTCTTATTTGTATTACAGAGAGAGACAAAATGAAAAATGATCCCCTCAATTTCAATGTACTCAGCATCGTCTTTGAAGTCATCAG TGCATATGGGACTGTCGGAATGTCAATGGGCTATAGTTGTGCAAGGCAATTAAAACCAGATCACCATTGCAAGGATGCAGCATATGGATTTGCTGGAAAATGGAGTAATATGGGAAAGTTCATTCTGATTATTGTCATGTTTTTTGGAAGGCTGAAGCAGTACAGTAAAAGAGGTGGCAAGGGTTGGAAAGTATTATAA